The following proteins are co-located in the Desulfatitalea tepidiphila genome:
- a CDS encoding tyrosine recombinase XerC, with protein sequence MGSTLLLVSIDRFIESLAAEKGYSAHTLRAYRHDLEELADYMAGAADDPKREGRRLTLKVGEVDAMQLRGYLAFLHSRNRKTTIARKLASIRSFFKHLQRLGQVRDNPTENVPTPKHGKPIPNYLSVDDMFRLLDAVVPEDLLGLRNRAILETLYSGGVRVSELAGLNVSDVDLRSGIMRVLGKGNKQRIVPIGEKAVGAIRAYRGALSEGHGEPLADDGALFLNKDLGRLTTRSIARVVDKFARACGLQMGVSPHALRHSFATHLLDAGADLRSVQELLGHRSLSTTQRYTHVSIDRLMAAYDKAHPRR encoded by the coding sequence ATGGGATCGACTCTGCTGCTCGTCTCTATCGATCGTTTCATTGAAAGCCTGGCGGCCGAAAAGGGGTATTCGGCCCATACGCTGCGGGCCTATCGCCACGACCTTGAAGAGCTGGCGGATTACATGGCCGGAGCGGCGGACGACCCGAAGCGTGAAGGCCGGCGTCTGACCTTGAAGGTCGGCGAGGTGGATGCCATGCAATTACGCGGCTACCTCGCTTTTTTGCACAGCCGTAACCGCAAGACGACCATCGCACGTAAACTGGCGTCGATCCGTTCTTTCTTCAAACATTTGCAACGTCTTGGCCAGGTCCGCGACAATCCCACGGAAAACGTGCCGACCCCCAAACACGGCAAGCCCATACCCAATTACCTTTCGGTCGACGACATGTTCCGGCTGCTGGATGCCGTTGTTCCCGAGGATCTGTTGGGCCTGCGCAACCGGGCGATCCTGGAGACCCTCTACTCGGGAGGTGTGCGGGTGTCGGAATTGGCCGGTCTGAATGTGTCCGATGTGGATTTGCGCAGCGGGATCATGCGGGTGCTGGGCAAGGGGAACAAACAACGCATCGTTCCCATCGGCGAGAAGGCGGTGGGGGCCATCCGGGCCTATCGCGGCGCCCTGTCCGAGGGGCACGGCGAGCCATTGGCCGACGACGGCGCCCTCTTTCTCAACAAGGATCTGGGTCGGTTGACCACGAGGTCCATTGCCCGGGTTGTGGATAAATTCGCACGGGCCTGCGGCTTGCAGATGGGCGTGTCGCCCCATGCCCTGCGCCATTCCTTCGCCACCCACCTGCTCGACGCGGGTGCTGATCTGCGATCGGTGCAGGAGTTGCTGGGACATCGCAGCCTCTCCACTACCCAGCGCTATACCCATGTGAGTATCGACCGGTTGATGGCCGCTTACGACAAGGCCCACCCCCGGCGATAG
- the hslV gene encoding ATP-dependent protease subunit HslV: MTQTSHGFHGTTILALRHGGRVVLAGDGQVTMNNTVIKHKARKVRRIYNDRIVVGFAGATADAMNLSERLETKLERYNGNLTRSAVELARDWRTDKMLRRLEALMIAADPQKLFLISGTGDVIEPDEGVIGIGSGGVAAQAAATALLRHTSLDARQVAEAAMRIASGLCVFTNEHFTIEEMTYDAGPETV, encoded by the coding sequence ATGACGCAAACGAGCCATGGTTTTCACGGCACCACCATTCTGGCCCTGCGCCATGGGGGACGCGTGGTCCTGGCCGGTGACGGACAGGTCACCATGAACAACACCGTGATCAAGCACAAGGCGCGAAAGGTTCGCCGGATTTACAATGACCGGATCGTAGTCGGATTTGCCGGTGCCACGGCCGATGCCATGAATCTGTCCGAGCGTCTGGAAACCAAACTCGAGCGCTACAACGGCAATCTGACCCGCAGTGCCGTCGAGCTGGCGCGGGATTGGCGCACCGACAAGATGCTGCGGCGGCTGGAAGCGTTGATGATTGCCGCCGATCCCCAGAAGCTGTTTTTGATATCGGGAACGGGCGATGTGATCGAACCGGATGAAGGGGTCATCGGAATCGGTTCGGGTGGCGTGGCGGCCCAGGCGGCGGCCACCGCCCTGCTTCGACACACCTCCCTGGATGCCCGCCAGGTGGCCGAGGCCGCCATGCGGATCGCCTCCGGCCTTTGTGTTTTTACCAACGAGCATTTTACCATCGAAGAGATGACTTACGATGCAGGACCTGAAACCGTCTGA
- the hslU gene encoding ATP-dependent protease ATPase subunit HslU, translating into MQDLKPSEIVAELDRYIIGQGKAKRSVAIALRNRWRRRQVPEELRDEIAPKNIILIGPTGVGKTEIARRLSLMTDSPFYKVEASKFTEVGYVGRDVESMVRDLVELTVNAVKQAEQEAVQERARAIAEERMLDLLLPKSGGQEPVKREGGGETALELVAGAGEEHSSTREKLRRMLRDGKLDNRFVDLDLPDRSGPMVEIFSNMGMEEMGINFKDMLGGLLPRNVKRRKIKVPEALKILTQEEAQNLIDMDKVVRTAIAKVEESGIIFLDEIDKIVAKSSGQGPDVSREGVQRDLLPIVEGSSVNTKYGPVRSDHILFIASGAFHAIKPSDLIPELQGRFPIRVELDALGREEFARILTEPRNALVLQYIALLKTDGVDLEFGGDAIARIAAIAEEVNESTENIGARRLHTLMECLLEDVLFDAPCEGMSRVVVDADYVDAKLKALKEDEDLSRYIL; encoded by the coding sequence ATGCAGGACCTGAAACCGTCTGAGATTGTTGCCGAACTCGATCGTTACATCATCGGCCAGGGCAAAGCCAAGCGATCGGTGGCCATCGCCTTGCGCAACCGATGGCGCCGCAGGCAGGTGCCGGAGGAGTTGCGCGATGAGATCGCGCCCAAAAACATCATCCTGATCGGTCCCACGGGGGTGGGCAAAACGGAAATCGCCCGCCGCTTGTCACTGATGACCGACTCCCCCTTTTACAAGGTGGAAGCCTCCAAGTTCACCGAGGTGGGGTATGTGGGCCGCGATGTGGAATCCATGGTGCGCGACCTGGTGGAGTTGACGGTCAATGCGGTCAAGCAGGCCGAGCAGGAGGCGGTCCAGGAGCGGGCGCGCGCCATTGCCGAGGAACGCATGCTCGATTTGCTGCTGCCCAAGTCCGGCGGCCAGGAGCCGGTCAAGCGTGAAGGCGGGGGAGAAACGGCCCTGGAGTTGGTCGCTGGCGCCGGAGAAGAACACAGCTCCACCCGCGAGAAGCTGCGGCGCATGCTGCGGGACGGAAAGTTGGACAATCGCTTCGTGGATTTGGATCTGCCCGATCGATCCGGCCCCATGGTGGAGATTTTTTCCAATATGGGCATGGAGGAGATGGGTATCAATTTCAAGGACATGCTTGGTGGTCTGCTGCCCAGGAATGTCAAACGCCGCAAGATAAAGGTACCCGAGGCGCTCAAAATTCTGACCCAGGAGGAGGCCCAGAACCTCATCGACATGGACAAGGTGGTGCGCACCGCCATTGCCAAGGTCGAAGAGTCGGGCATCATCTTCCTGGATGAAATCGATAAGATCGTGGCCAAAAGCTCGGGCCAGGGCCCCGATGTGTCGCGGGAGGGGGTGCAGCGTGACCTGCTGCCCATTGTCGAAGGCAGTTCGGTCAACACCAAATATGGGCCTGTGCGTTCCGACCATATTCTGTTCATCGCCTCGGGCGCCTTTCACGCCATCAAGCCTTCGGACCTGATTCCGGAGTTGCAGGGCCGGTTTCCCATCAGGGTGGAGCTGGATGCATTGGGGCGTGAAGAGTTCGCCCGCATCCTGACAGAGCCGCGCAATGCCTTGGTACTCCAGTATATCGCCCTGCTGAAGACCGATGGGGTGGATCTTGAATTCGGCGGCGACGCCATCGCGCGCATCGCCGCCATTGCCGAAGAGGTCAACGAGAGCACCGAGAATATCGGGGCGCGCCGGCTGCATACCCTGATGGAGTGCTTGCTTGAAGACGTACTCTTCGATGCACCGTGCGAGGGGATGTCCCGGGTGGTGGTCGATGCCGATTATGTGGATGCCAAGCTGAAGGCGCTGAAGGAAGACGAGGATTTGAGTCGGTATATTTTATAA
- the argB gene encoding acetylglutamate kinase, which yields MEAHIPKASVAEILIEALPYIRSFSGTTVVIKYGGHAMVDEQLKEDFARDISLLKLVGVHPVVVHGGGPQINSVLDQMGIRPKFVRGMRMTDGATMDVVEMVLGGKVNKSIVAQINQQGVRAVGLSGKDGGLIQAEKMQIVFQEDATKPPEIIDPGMVGQVTRINPAIIHTLAKEGFIPIIAPVGVGENGETYNINADLVASHIAMALNAGRLILMTDVDGVLDDEGRLISSIDAATAKEMIEKQKITGGMIPKIEYALEALKGGVKKVPIINGKRRHAILLELFTDQGIGTEVTLR from the coding sequence ATGGAAGCACACATTCCCAAGGCCTCGGTCGCCGAGATTCTGATCGAGGCGCTGCCTTACATCCGTAGTTTCAGCGGCACGACCGTGGTCATCAAATACGGCGGTCACGCCATGGTGGACGAACAGTTGAAGGAAGATTTCGCCCGGGACATTTCACTTCTCAAGCTGGTCGGCGTGCATCCGGTGGTCGTCCATGGCGGCGGCCCCCAGATCAATTCGGTTCTGGACCAGATGGGCATCCGGCCGAAGTTCGTTCGCGGTATGCGCATGACCGACGGGGCCACCATGGATGTGGTGGAGATGGTGCTGGGCGGCAAGGTGAACAAATCCATCGTGGCCCAGATCAACCAGCAGGGCGTCCGGGCCGTCGGATTGAGCGGCAAGGACGGCGGCTTGATCCAGGCGGAGAAGATGCAGATCGTCTTCCAGGAAGATGCCACCAAGCCGCCTGAAATCATCGACCCCGGCATGGTCGGCCAGGTGACCCGCATCAACCCGGCGATCATCCACACCCTGGCCAAGGAGGGGTTCATCCCCATCATCGCGCCGGTGGGCGTGGGCGAGAACGGCGAAACCTACAACATCAACGCCGACCTGGTGGCCAGCCATATCGCCATGGCCCTCAATGCCGGACGCCTGATCCTGATGACCGATGTGGACGGCGTCCTGGACGATGAGGGGCGGCTCATCTCCTCGATCGACGCGGCCACGGCCAAGGAGATGATCGAGAAGCAGAAGATCACCGGCGGCATGATTCCCAAGATCGAATATGCGCTCGAAGCCCTCAAAGGCGGCGTGAAAAAGGTGCCCATCATCAACGGCAAGCGGCGCCATGCGATTCTACTGGAGTTGTTTACGGATCAGGGGATCGGCACAGAAGTTACCCTGAGGTAG
- a CDS encoding acetylornithine transaminase yields the protein MDIKQTADKHIANTYARYPLALVRGEGCRVWDDEGRSYVDFIAGIAVCNLGHAHPALVETLTAQARKLWHVSNLFYTQPQAELAAWLTEHSFADRVFFANSGAEANEAAIKLARRYFKENGAAERYRMVSMKQSFHGRTMATLSATGQEKVRKGYDPILEGFDFVAFNDIEELACAIGPATCAVMLEPIQGEGGVVVPHRDYLAQVRKLCDESGCLLIYDEVQTGMGRTGKLFAYEHSGIAPDILTLAKALGNGLPIGAMLATERVASAFVPGAHATTFGGTPLVTSVALKVLKLIVEEGILDEVQPKGDYFRSGLEKLKSKYPVIEEVRGKGLLVGARLNIPGAPIVNACMERGYLINCVQDNILRFAPPLIISREEIDGVLDCLDEVFTTI from the coding sequence ATGGATATCAAGCAGACGGCTGACAAACACATTGCCAATACCTATGCACGTTATCCCCTGGCCCTGGTGAGGGGCGAGGGGTGCCGGGTCTGGGACGACGAGGGGCGGTCCTACGTGGATTTTATCGCCGGGATCGCGGTATGTAATCTGGGTCACGCCCATCCGGCGCTGGTGGAAACGCTGACGGCCCAGGCACGTAAGTTGTGGCATGTTTCCAATCTATTTTATACCCAACCCCAGGCGGAACTGGCGGCCTGGCTGACAGAGCACAGCTTTGCCGACCGGGTGTTTTTCGCCAACAGCGGGGCGGAGGCCAACGAGGCGGCCATCAAACTGGCCCGGCGCTATTTCAAGGAGAACGGCGCCGCCGAGCGCTACCGGATGGTGAGCATGAAGCAGTCGTTTCACGGCCGCACCATGGCGACCTTGTCGGCCACCGGTCAGGAGAAGGTGCGCAAGGGGTACGACCCGATCCTGGAAGGTTTCGATTTCGTTGCTTTCAACGACATCGAAGAGCTCGCCTGCGCCATCGGTCCTGCGACCTGCGCCGTCATGCTCGAGCCCATTCAAGGCGAGGGCGGGGTGGTCGTTCCGCATCGCGACTATCTGGCCCAGGTGCGCAAACTGTGCGACGAATCCGGTTGCCTGCTGATTTACGATGAAGTCCAGACCGGAATGGGGCGCACGGGCAAATTATTCGCCTACGAGCACTCCGGGATTGCGCCCGACATTCTGACCCTGGCAAAGGCCTTGGGCAACGGGTTGCCCATCGGTGCCATGCTGGCCACCGAACGGGTCGCATCGGCCTTCGTGCCCGGCGCTCATGCCACCACCTTCGGCGGCACACCCCTGGTGACGTCGGTGGCCTTGAAAGTCCTCAAGCTGATTGTGGAAGAGGGCATTCTCGACGAGGTTCAACCTAAGGGGGACTATTTTCGCAGCGGCCTGGAAAAACTCAAATCCAAATACCCGGTCATCGAGGAGGTCCGTGGCAAGGGCTTGCTCGTGGGCGCCCGCCTGAACATCCCCGGTGCGCCGATCGTCAATGCCTGCATGGAGCGCGGCTACCTGATCAACTGCGTCCAGGACAATATCCTGCGTTTCGCCCCGCCCCTGATCATCAGCCGGGAAGAGATTGATGGGGTTTTGGATTGTCTGGATGAAGTTTTTACTACCATATAA
- a CDS encoding argininosuccinate synthase, with protein MTDTIKKVVLAYSGGLDTSVILKWLIETYGCEVVAFSADLGQPEPLDHVEANAYKTGAAKAYVEDLKETFVRDYVFPMFRANAIYEGEYLLGTSIARPLIAKRQMEIAKMEGADTVSHGATGKGNDQVRFELSYLSMDPHIKIVAPWREWDLHSRTALMDFAKRHGIQVPTTPSKPYSTDGNLLHISYEGGILEDPWAKPPEDLFQLTVSPQKAPDTPETIEIGFAQGNPVAINGKDFSPADLLAELNRLGGKHGVGRVDIVENRFVGMKSRGVYETPGGTILRKAHMAMESITLDREVHHLRDSLIPKYAELIYNGFWFAPERQLLQSMIDETQRHVTGVVRLELYKGSCTVVGRKSDYSLYSEAHATFEDDVVYSQKDAEGFIRLNALRLRIRKLMQDTRGL; from the coding sequence GTGACCGACACGATAAAAAAAGTAGTTCTGGCCTATTCCGGCGGCCTTGATACTTCAGTTATTCTCAAATGGCTCATCGAAACCTATGGGTGCGAAGTGGTGGCCTTTTCGGCCGACCTGGGACAGCCTGAACCCCTGGACCATGTCGAGGCCAATGCCTACAAGACCGGCGCGGCCAAGGCCTATGTAGAGGATCTCAAGGAGACCTTCGTGCGCGACTATGTCTTTCCCATGTTCCGCGCCAACGCCATCTACGAAGGAGAATATCTGCTGGGCACCTCCATCGCCCGGCCGTTGATCGCCAAACGTCAGATGGAGATCGCCAAGATGGAAGGCGCCGATACGGTCAGCCACGGCGCCACGGGCAAGGGAAACGACCAGGTGCGTTTCGAGTTGAGCTATCTCTCCATGGATCCGCACATCAAGATCGTGGCTCCCTGGCGCGAGTGGGACCTGCATTCGCGCACCGCGCTGATGGACTTCGCCAAACGGCACGGTATCCAGGTGCCCACCACGCCGTCCAAGCCTTACAGCACCGACGGGAATTTGCTGCACATCAGCTACGAGGGCGGCATTCTGGAAGATCCCTGGGCCAAACCGCCCGAAGATCTCTTCCAGTTGACCGTATCTCCGCAGAAGGCGCCCGACACCCCGGAGACCATCGAGATCGGTTTTGCCCAGGGCAATCCCGTGGCCATCAACGGCAAGGATTTCTCACCGGCCGACCTGCTGGCCGAACTCAACCGCCTGGGCGGCAAGCACGGCGTGGGTCGGGTGGATATCGTGGAGAACCGTTTCGTGGGCATGAAATCGCGCGGTGTCTATGAAACGCCGGGCGGCACCATCCTGCGCAAGGCCCACATGGCCATGGAGTCGATTACCCTGGACCGCGAAGTGCACCACCTGCGCGACAGCCTGATCCCCAAGTACGCCGAATTGATCTACAACGGTTTCTGGTTCGCCCCCGAACGCCAGCTGCTGCAATCCATGATCGACGAAACCCAGCGCCATGTCACCGGTGTGGTGCGCCTGGAACTCTACAAAGGCAGCTGTACGGTGGTGGGCCGCAAATCGGACTACTCGCTGTACAGCGAGGCCCATGCCACCTTCGAGGACGACGTGGTTTACAGCCAGAAGGATGCCGAAGGGTTTATCCGCCTCAACGCGCTGCGGCTGAGAATTCGCAAGCTGATGCAGGATACCCGGGGGTTATAA
- the argH gene encoding argininosuccinate lyase gives MSDKPWDGRFAERTDTSVEAFTSSIQCDRRLYPYDIQGSVAHCRMLAKVGVITAEEAETLVEGLWRIKRELDQGNFEFDDSLEDIHMHIEARLLQEVGKVAQKLHTARSRNDQVALDIRMFLRDVTAQIIQGLKALRTILVGMAEQHVETVMPGYTHLQRAQPVLLGHHWMAYYEMFSRDAMRFADGLKRTNVMPLGAAALAGTTYPIDRSYTAELLGFPKVTANSMDSVADRDFILEFLSAAGICMVHLSRLSEELVLWSSSEFGFIELSDAFSTGSSIMPQKKNPDIPELIRGKTGRVVGSLMAELTLMKSLPLAYNRDMQEDKPPLFDAVDTLQSCLNITIKMLPTIQVKIDRMRQAASVGFLNATDMADYLVGRGVPFRKAHSIVGQAVAFALAQGKELDQLTLKELQGFSKEIEEDLFENLTLEHMIARRQSAGGTSGDNVRAAIATAHRELATDDPDQTAGGATA, from the coding sequence ATGAGCGACAAACCCTGGGATGGCCGCTTCGCCGAGCGAACCGACACCAGCGTCGAGGCATTCACCTCTTCGATCCAGTGCGACCGAAGACTCTATCCGTACGATATCCAGGGCAGCGTGGCCCACTGCCGCATGTTGGCCAAGGTCGGCGTGATCACGGCCGAAGAGGCCGAAACGCTGGTGGAAGGGCTGTGGCGCATCAAGCGCGAGTTGGACCAGGGCAACTTCGAGTTCGACGACAGCCTGGAAGACATCCACATGCACATCGAGGCGCGCTTGCTGCAGGAGGTGGGCAAGGTCGCCCAGAAACTTCACACCGCACGCAGCCGCAACGATCAGGTGGCATTGGACATCCGCATGTTCCTGCGTGATGTCACCGCCCAGATCATTCAAGGGTTGAAAGCGCTGCGGACCATCCTGGTCGGCATGGCCGAACAGCATGTGGAAACCGTCATGCCCGGCTATACCCATCTGCAACGGGCCCAACCTGTGCTGCTGGGGCACCATTGGATGGCGTACTATGAGATGTTTTCCCGCGACGCCATGCGTTTTGCCGACGGCCTAAAACGCACCAACGTCATGCCCCTGGGCGCCGCGGCCCTGGCCGGCACCACCTACCCCATCGATCGCAGCTACACCGCCGAACTGCTCGGTTTTCCCAAAGTCACCGCCAACAGTATGGACAGTGTCGCGGACCGCGATTTCATTCTGGAATTTCTCTCGGCGGCCGGCATCTGCATGGTGCACCTGAGCCGTCTGTCCGAAGAGCTGGTATTGTGGTCCTCTTCCGAATTCGGTTTCATCGAACTCTCCGATGCTTTTTCCACTGGCAGCAGCATTATGCCCCAGAAGAAGAACCCCGACATTCCCGAGTTGATCCGCGGCAAGACCGGCCGGGTCGTCGGCAGCCTGATGGCCGAACTCACCCTGATGAAAAGTCTGCCGCTGGCCTACAACCGGGACATGCAGGAGGACAAGCCGCCCCTGTTCGATGCGGTGGACACGCTCCAGAGCTGCCTCAATATCACCATCAAGATGCTGCCCACCATCCAGGTCAAGATCGATAGGATGCGCCAGGCCGCCTCGGTGGGGTTTCTCAACGCTACCGACATGGCCGACTACCTGGTCGGCCGGGGCGTTCCCTTTCGCAAGGCGCACAGCATCGTCGGCCAGGCGGTCGCCTTTGCATTGGCCCAGGGCAAGGAACTCGATCAACTCACCCTCAAGGAGTTGCAGGGATTTTCAAAGGAGATCGAAGAGGATCTTTTCGAAAATCTGACGCTGGAGCACATGATCGCGCGGCGCCAGTCGGCCGGCGGCACCTCGGGGGACAATGTGCGCGCGGCCATCGCGACGGCCCATCGGGAGCTGGCCACCGACGATCCTGACCAAACCGCCGGGGGGGCCACGGCATGA
- the dapF gene encoding diaminopimelate epimerase, translating to MNAIPFYKMSGSGNDFIIIDNRDGAVSADPLPPFVAKVCLRRMSVGADGLILIERSDRADFRWRFFNSDGSRAEMCGNGARCVARFALLNGIAPDRMAFDTDVGLIEASVHGDLVKIKMSDPKNMVLNDGIVLANYPVPISRVNTGVPHVVMEVKDLPSANVKAVGREIRFHEQFAPEGTNVNFIAPLNDRMWAIRTYERGVEGETLACGTGNVAAALVLAERYRLPSPISLKTLSGSDLTIHFKRRGDADYCDVYLEGDARVVYRGEMDAEAWQFEFGAMDPTTAPSQKKSR from the coding sequence ATGAATGCCATCCCTTTTTACAAAATGAGCGGCAGCGGCAATGATTTTATCATCATCGACAACCGCGACGGTGCGGTATCCGCCGATCCTCTGCCGCCCTTCGTGGCCAAGGTGTGTCTGCGCCGCATGTCGGTGGGCGCCGACGGGCTGATCCTGATCGAGCGCTCGGATCGGGCCGATTTTCGCTGGCGATTTTTCAATTCGGACGGCAGCAGGGCCGAGATGTGCGGCAACGGGGCTCGCTGCGTGGCCCGTTTCGCCCTGCTCAACGGCATCGCGCCGGACCGAATGGCCTTCGATACCGATGTGGGCCTCATCGAAGCCAGCGTGCACGGCGACCTGGTCAAGATCAAGATGTCCGATCCCAAGAACATGGTGCTCAACGATGGGATCGTCCTGGCCAACTACCCGGTGCCGATCAGCCGCGTGAACACGGGTGTGCCCCATGTGGTCATGGAGGTTAAGGACCTGCCTAGTGCCAATGTGAAGGCCGTGGGGCGCGAGATCCGCTTTCATGAACAGTTCGCGCCCGAAGGCACCAATGTCAACTTCATCGCACCGCTCAACGACCGGATGTGGGCCATCCGCACCTACGAACGCGGTGTCGAAGGCGAGACCCTGGCCTGCGGCACAGGCAATGTCGCTGCGGCCCTGGTTCTGGCCGAACGCTATCGACTGCCGTCGCCCATTTCGCTCAAGACCCTCAGCGGCAGCGACCTGACCATCCATTTCAAGCGACGGGGCGATGCCGACTATTGCGATGTATATCTCGAAGGCGATGCCCGGGTGGTCTATCGTGGCGAGATGGATGCCGAGGCATGGCAGTTCGAGTTCGGCGCAATGGATCCAACGACTGCACCCTCTCAGAAAAAGTCCCGCTGA
- the folK gene encoding 2-amino-4-hydroxy-6-hydroxymethyldihydropteridine diphosphokinase — translation MTNTEPKPSWAFISVGANLGDRLRNCCLGIATLCADDRVRLAARAPFYETEPVDYTDQDWFLNTAIKVWTRLAPLDLLSHMQAVQAALGRQAGGIRFGPRTLDLDIIFYGDLILKSERLILPHPRLHKRRFVLQPICDIDPTVVHPALGVDVKTLLNQIPEGDQTIQPCSFDCSSFS, via the coding sequence GTGACGAATACTGAACCTAAGCCATCCTGGGCGTTCATTTCGGTCGGTGCCAACCTCGGCGACCGATTACGCAACTGCTGCCTGGGCATCGCCACACTTTGCGCCGATGACCGCGTGCGGTTGGCGGCCCGAGCCCCGTTCTATGAAACCGAACCGGTGGATTATACGGACCAGGACTGGTTTTTGAATACAGCCATCAAGGTCTGGACGCGACTGGCGCCGTTGGACCTGCTCAGCCATATGCAAGCGGTCCAGGCGGCTTTAGGGCGACAGGCCGGCGGAATTCGGTTCGGCCCCAGGACACTCGACCTGGACATCATTTTTTACGGGGACCTTATCCTTAAAAGTGAACGTTTGATCCTTCCCCATCCACGCCTGCACAAAAGGCGCTTTGTCTTGCAACCCATTTGTGATATAGACCCGACTGTTGTGCATCCGGCATTGGGTGTGGATGTGAAAACGCTTTTAAATCAAATACCTGAGGGTGACCAAACCATCCAGCCATGTTCGTTCGACTGCTCATCTTTCTCATAA
- the fsa gene encoding fructose-6-phosphate aldolase: MKFFIDTANIKEIKEAHAMGMVDGVTTNPSLVAKEGRDFKELITEICSIVDGPISAEVIALDTDGMVREARELAQIHDNIVVKIPMTTDGLKAVRILSDEGVKTNVTLVFSPLQALMAAKAGANFVSPFVGRLDDLSHEGMLLIEQMVEIFANYAFETEIIVASVRNPLHVLESALLGADIATIPFNVLSKLASHPLTDKGIKAFLDDWNKAKK; the protein is encoded by the coding sequence ATGAAATTCTTTATCGATACCGCCAACATCAAAGAGATTAAAGAGGCCCATGCCATGGGCATGGTCGATGGTGTCACCACCAACCCCAGTCTGGTTGCCAAGGAGGGCCGGGATTTCAAAGAACTCATCACCGAAATATGCAGCATCGTGGACGGTCCCATCAGTGCCGAGGTGATCGCCCTGGATACGGACGGCATGGTCCGGGAGGCGCGCGAACTGGCGCAAATCCATGACAATATCGTGGTCAAAATCCCCATGACCACAGACGGTCTCAAGGCGGTGCGCATCCTCAGCGACGAGGGCGTCAAAACCAACGTGACCCTGGTCTTTTCACCCCTGCAGGCCCTGATGGCCGCCAAGGCTGGCGCCAATTTCGTCAGCCCGTTCGTCGGCCGGCTCGACGACCTCAGCCACGAAGGCATGCTGCTCATCGAGCAGATGGTGGAAATATTCGCCAATTACGCCTTCGAAACCGAGATCATCGTCGCCAGCGTGCGCAACCCCCTGCACGTCCTGGAGTCCGCCCTGCTGGGCGCCGATATCGCCACGATTCCGTTCAACGTGCTGAGTAAGCTGGCGTCCCATCCATTGACCGATAAGGGCATCAAGGCATTTCTGGACGACTGGAACAAGGCAAAGAAGTAG
- the pgsA gene encoding CDP-diacylglycerol--glycerol-3-phosphate 3-phosphatidyltransferase — protein MRPQDQFKRLLGDPNTLTLFRVLTVPLVVLLLLVPNRFTCFLAALLFSAAAITDYFDGFLARQKGMVSNLGKVMDPVADKLLVSCTFIMLTSLGWVPAWVVCIIIGREIAVTGLRSLIAQHQEDVSASNLGKYKTGFQIAAAIPLLFHYPYFTVDLHAIGMFFLWGAAIFTVWSGVDYFVRFRRLLQS, from the coding sequence ATGCGCCCCCAAGATCAATTCAAGCGGCTTTTAGGCGATCCGAATACATTGACTCTTTTTCGTGTACTGACCGTACCGCTGGTGGTCCTGCTCCTGCTTGTGCCCAACCGCTTCACTTGTTTTTTGGCGGCCCTGCTTTTCAGTGCGGCGGCGATTACCGACTACTTCGATGGCTTTTTGGCCCGCCAAAAAGGCATGGTGTCCAACCTGGGGAAGGTCATGGACCCGGTGGCCGATAAATTGCTGGTGTCGTGCACGTTCATCATGCTCACGTCGCTGGGCTGGGTACCGGCCTGGGTGGTGTGCATCATAATCGGTCGTGAGATCGCCGTAACGGGACTGCGCAGCCTCATCGCCCAGCACCAAGAGGATGTTTCCGCCTCCAACCTGGGCAAGTACAAGACCGGCTTTCAGATCGCCGCCGCGATTCCGTTGCTGTTCCACTACCCCTATTTTACGGTGGACCTGCATGCCATCGGCATGTTTTTCCTTTGGGGGGCCGCGATTTTTACGGTGTGGTCGGGCGTCGATTACTTCGTGCGCTTCCGGAGATTGCTGCAGTCGTAA
- a CDS encoding SOS response-associated peptidase family protein, producing MGRPIDRARSSRGRPRGGIERLHDRMPVILPAQAYDPWLDPGNRDAALLGRLLEEKALTELKFHPVTREVNSVGHNDPSNLAPVQMQFGF from the coding sequence ATGGGGAGGCCTATCGATCGTGCACGATCATCACGCGGCCGGCCGCGGGGGGGCATAGAGCGGCTGCACGACCGCATGCCGGTGATCCTGCCTGCCCAGGCCTACGATCCCTGGCTCGATCCCGGCAACCGGGATGCGGCGCTGCTGGGCCGGTTGCTGGAAGAAAAGGCGCTGACCGAGTTGAAGTTTCACCCCGTGACCCGGGAGGTGAACTCGGTCGGGCACAACGATCCTTCCAACCTTGCGCCCGTGCAGATGCAGTTCGGGTTTTGA